From the genome of Oscillospiraceae bacterium:
AAGAACCACATGGTTGAGCCGCTTTGGCGGTATAGCCATGCGGCTTTTTGCTTTCTTAAGGCAGACAGAACAACTTCTGTATTTTTATTTATAAGTACCTTTAATAGTACTGATCATATGCTAAGATAAAATTGTTCTCATGGATTGCAGCATACAAAACAATAAAAATTCAAAAAATACAGGAGGAAAATAATGGAAACAATCGAAACAAAGGGCTATGCGAAAAAAGAGATTGCGGCAGATGTGGCAGTAACAGAGATTTGTTTTCGTACTTACAAAAAGTCTGCGGCAGAGGCGATTCAGTGCGTGACAGAGCAGTGTGAAAAGTTTTTGTCTGTCTTAGAGCAGGAAGGCTTTGATTTAGAAGAGCTTCACACGGGCGGCGACTCGGTTGACCAGGACTATGACGACAAAGAAAGGGAAGTCTGCGCGGAAAAGAAAGTGAAAATAAGAATGAAATTTGATATGTGCATGCAGAATCATATTTTAGAGATTGCGCAGAAATATGGATTAGATGTCGATATCGACAGCAAATATGAGGTTTCCAATGAAAACGTGCTGCATACAGAGCTGCTGAAGCAAGCCGTTGAGGACTCTAAACAAAAGGCAGAGGTTATCGCTGAGGCAATGGGACAAAAAATCAGCGGCATACATCGGGTGGAACTTTCAAATGAATATGGTGCAAACAAATACAAGTCTTTTGCCTTTACTGACCCTATGGGCGAGTTCTTAAAAAAGCCCTCCCTTTCCGATAAGCTGCAGGCACCGATAAAAGAGGAAGAGGAAAACGTCGATGTGATTTGGAAAATTGAATAAATAAGAAAAAAGACTCGTGGGGGAAAGCTTTTTGCCGGCTTTTCTCTGCGGCCTTTTACTTTTTTAAAGCATAGCGGCCTGCGCTGCGAAAAAAACTTGCAAAGTGTTTCTTCCTGTTGTATAATATACAAGTATTCGCCGATGTGTTGGAATTGGCAGACGAGACGGACTCAAAATCCGTTGCTAGTAATAGCGTGTGGGTTCGACCCCCACCATCGGCACCACCCCCGGAAAGCCATAATTTAAGGCTTCCGGGGATTTTTTATTTTATAAATCAAAGGCCCAAAACTCCCACAGAAATGGATAGGACCTTCCTTTTCATTCAAAATTCGTTTTTTCTCTCTTTGCAACGCCAAAAAGCTGCTTCATTTTCTACTACTTGACGGACCAGAAACAATAATTTGCTAGGTGTATCGGCAGTTTTATTCCTGCGGTCGGTAAAACCGTGCGGTACTTTACATGCGAAAAGGTTTCCTCTTTTTTGCGGATATGGTATAATCATAGCCAGAAGTTAGGAAGGAGCCGGAATAGGATGGAGTACAAAGAAGAATTTATCGAAATTTTTCAGAGCAAGGTCAAGCGTGAGGGCGCCAAGGAACTGCTGGAATGGCTGCAGCAGCGCACGGATTTCTTTACAGCACCCGCAAGCACCCGCTATCACTGCGCCTGCCAAGGCGGTTTGGTGCAGCACAGCGTCAGCGTATATAAGACCATGATGAACTGGTTTGAGCCGGATACTGATAGCGAAGAGAGCTATGTCATCTGCGGCCTGCTGCACGATATCTGCAAAGCGAATTTTTACAAGCAGAGTACGCGGAATGTAAAGAATGAAGAAACCGGAAAGTGGGAGCGCCGGCCCTATTACAGCATTGACGATCAGTTTCCCTACGGCCACGGGGAAAAGTCGGTGTTTTTGATAGAGCGTTTTTTGCGTCTGCGCACCAGTGAGGCGATGGCGATTCGCTGGCACATGGGTGGCTTTGACGATGCGGCCCGCGGCGGCTGCAAGGCAATTTCGCAGGCCTATGAGAAGTATCCGCTCGCGGTAAAGCTGCATTTGGCCGACTTTGAGAGTACCTATCTGCATGAAAAGGGAACCTCTGTGGTGCCAAACAACCACCCGCACAATCCGCAGAAGCAAGTTCTGTAGTACAATTTCTTTTATATAATAAATATAAATCATAGCTACAAAAAGCTGCACCAAGGGTTTTCCTTGGTGCAGCTTTTTTATATTACCAGTCTTTTTCGGTATCGGTGATTTTACGAATAACGCGGCACGGGTTTCCGACAGCAACGGTCATGGGTGGAATGTCGTGCGTGACAATGCTGCCTGCGCCGACAACGGCACCCATGCCGATGGTTACGCCCGGCAGGATTACCACATTGCAGCCAATCCACGCGTGGTCCTCAATCACCACTGGCTTACTGAACATTTCTCCATGCGGGCGCGCCTTATAGTGTACCGGGTGCCCCGTGGTGGTGATTGTGACACCGGTGGCAATCAGCACATGGCTGCCGATGGTGATTTTCCAGTCGTCAATCAGGGTAAGATTGGAGTTGATGTACGTATCGTCCCCAATCGTAACCGTCTTGCCACGGGCAAGCGAAAGCGTGGGTTCTACCCAAACCTGCTCACCGACCGAGCCAAAAATTTCGTGGAGCAGCTCTACGCGGCGCTCCTTTTTTGCCGGGTCTAGGTGATTGAATTCATACGCCAGCTGCTTTGCCCGGGTCTGTTCCTCCAGGTATTCGCCGGTATCACACCAGAGCAGTCCTTTTTCTTTGCGTTCGTCCTCTGTCATACAGATCCTTCTTTCTGTATCAGGCCTTTGACGAATTGATGGCGGCCCACGCCTCTGCGTCAAATTCCTGCTTCTTATAGTAATATTTTTTGTCTTCTTCTGTTATTTTGCGCAAGACGCGGCACGGATTCCCTACGGCAATTACACCGGAGGGAATCCTGTGCGTCACTACGCTGCCTGCGCCGATGACAGTGTTGTTGCCAATCGTGACGCCTGGTGTAATCACGACATTGCCGCCGACCCAGACGTTGCTGCCAATGGTTACGGGAATGCCGTATTCATACATGGAGTTGCGGGCCTGTGGGTGCACCGGGTGCCCGGCAGTGTAGACCGCCACGTTTGGCGCAAAAAATACATTGTCGCCGATCGTGACCTGTGCCACGTCTAAAATAACACAGTTGTAGTTGGAAAAGAAATTGTCGCCAACCGAGATATGCGTTCCATAGTCGCAGTAAAAGGGCTGGCTGAGAATCATGTTTTTACCGCAGTTTTTGATAATCTGATGGGCTAGGGAATCGAGCAGATCAAAATCCGCCGGGTCAGCGTGGTTAAACTTCCCGGTCAACCTGCGGGCAATCTGCATTTCCTGATATACGGCCTGGTCGGCAATGTATGCCATGCCGCGGTCGCGCCTTGTGATGTTGTCCATTTTGTTGTGTCCTTTCGGAGAAATCATTCTGATATGGCTTTTTAAAGTATCATTATACTGTATTCACTGCAGAATACAAGAGGATTTTTCACAGAAAAGCACGGCTCTGTTTTACAAAAAGTACTGCCTTCTGCGCTTATGTGGAGTGAACCGTATAGAAATGATACAATCATTTTTCAAGAGGCTGTCAGCTTGGAATGTATCTGGACAAACTAAAGAATTGTTATTTTACGTAAAATACAGCATGGCTTACACCAAAAGGTAAAAGACGAGGAGCTGTTAGGGGGGTGTCAGCCTAAACAGGCCCTGCTGCGGTAACAGTTTGTTTCACTGTACAAGCAAATATACAGCAAAAGGCGCGTGAAAAGCAGATCGCTTTTTACGCGCCTTTTGCTGTTTTTGATTGTCATTTAGAAAAGGCAGTTTTTTCATCGCAGTTTTGCCGATTAAGCAGTAGGTCGCTTCTTACAAGTGAGAGTTCAGTCTTTTTCTTCGGGCACCTGCGATGCTTCAGTCTCGGCTTTTGTTTCACTGCTGCCAGTGTCAGAATGATTCAGGTATTTCTTTGCGGCCAGCCGCATAATGGGAAGAGAGCGGTTCAGCTCCCCAAGGCAGCGCAGCTTTCTTGCAAAGTAAACAAAACTGGTGATCAGTGAAAGCAGGCTGACAATCAGCGAAAGCAATGTCACCGCTTTTGCTGCGTGGTGCATGGATTCCTGACGTTCTTCGTACTCTGGGCTGCAGTGTACATGTGGACAAAACATACGGATAACCTCCTTTAATCACCAAAACAAATGCCAATGTCGCGCGCGGTCTGTATCACGTCACAGTCGGGCGGCACAGTTTTTAGTTTGCCGGCCACTTCACTCAGCGGCACGGGAACAATCACATTGTTGCGCATGGCTACCATATAGCCGTACTGTTCTTTCTTAATCAGTTGGGCCGCCGCTACGCCAAAGCGGGTGGAAAGCACCCGGTCATAGGGGCAGGGACTGCCGCCGCGCTGAATGTGCCCCGGCACCGTTACGCGAATCTCGTGGCCGGTGGCGTCCTCTAAATCTTTTGCCAAGCGATAGGAAACAGAGGGGAAAGGTTCAGCGGCGCGCTTTGCTTTCAGCTCTTTTTTGCTCATCTTCGCTTCGTCCTGCGAAATGGCGCCCTCAGCTACTGCAAGAATGGAAAAGCGTTTGCCGGCTTTGCTGCGCTTGTCAATCATTTTTACGATATTGCTGACTTTATAGGGAATCTCCGGCAGCAGAATTGCATCTGCGCTGCCGGCAATGCCCGCGTGCAGGGTCAGCCAGCCGACTTTGTGGCCCATAATCTCGATAATAAAAATGCGCCCATGGGAAGTAGCCGTGGTATGAATGCAGTCCAGAACATTGGCGGCTACGTCGACAGCACTTTGAAAACCAAACGTGATGTCTGTGCCCCAAATGTCGTTGTCGATAGTCTTGGGCAGTGTGACAACGTGCAGGCCCTCTTGACTGAGCAGGTTGGCCGTTTTGTGTGTGCCGTTTCCGCCTAAAATCACCAGGCAGTCAAGCCCCATCTTTTTGTAGTTGTCTTTCATGTTCTTTACTTTGTCAACATTGTCGTCTGTGGTTACCCGCATCAGCTTAAAAGGCTGGCGGCTTGTGCCCAGAATAGTGCCGCCAAGGTTGATAATGCCGGAAAAATCGTGCGGCGTCATTTTGTGGTAGTTGCCCTCGATAAGGCCGCGGTAGCCGTCCTCAATGCCGTAAATGGTCACGTCCTTGCCAAATTCGCAAAGCAGCGCTTTGCCCAGCCCGCGAATGGCTGCATTGAGGCCTTGACAGTCACCGCCGCTGGTTAAAATTCCTACTTTCAACATGTTTTCACATCCTTTTCTGCATAAGGCTTGCATATACATCTCTGCTGCGGGCATTTTGCCGGCAGCTTGGTTCCCGCTGCGTTAAGATTCCGCTGTCCTAGGGCTGAAAAGCGGCGTCAGGGGCTTATCCTGGTCCTGCTTTTCCAGCTCCTGTACAGCCTGCTGTGCCAGTTTACTGAACTCAATCTGACAGTTGCAGGGGGCTTTGCCGCGGCGGTCAATGTGCTCATATTCTTTGTTGCACAGCATACGGCGCGCGTTGATATTATCGCGCAGCATCAGGTCAAGAATATCGAATCCGCGCTGTTTTAGGTCAGGGTCCTCTACAGGGAAGACCAGCTCCACCCGGCGGTCAAGGTTGCGGGGCATCCAGTCGGCGCTGCCCATGTAGATTTTGGGGCTGCCGCCATTTTCAAAGCGGAAAATGCGGCTGTGTTCCAGCAGCTGACCGACAATGCTGGTGACTTCAATATTTTCGCTGACACCGGGCAGGCCAGGTATCAGGCAGCAAATGCCGCGCACAATCAGCCGAATGGGCACCCCCGCGCAGCTCGCTTCATACAGCAGCTTGATAATGGCCGGGTCTACCAGAGAATTTACTTTGGCGGTAATGCCGCTTGGCAGACCCTGCTTGGCGTTTTGAGTTTCGCAGCGAATCATGTATTCAAAGAAACTGCGCAGACCGTGCGGCGCTACCCGGAATTTATTGTACTCCGGCGGGCGGCTGTAGCCG
Proteins encoded in this window:
- a CDS encoding SIMPL domain-containing protein — its product is METIETKGYAKKEIAADVAVTEICFRTYKKSAAEAIQCVTEQCEKFLSVLEQEGFDLEELHTGGDSVDQDYDDKEREVCAEKKVKIRMKFDMCMQNHILEIAQKYGLDVDIDSKYEVSNENVLHTELLKQAVEDSKQKAEVIAEAMGQKISGIHRVELSNEYGANKYKSFAFTDPMGEFLKKPSLSDKLQAPIKEEEENVDVIWKIE
- a CDS encoding hydrolase; this translates as MEYKEEFIEIFQSKVKREGAKELLEWLQQRTDFFTAPASTRYHCACQGGLVQHSVSVYKTMMNWFEPDTDSEESYVICGLLHDICKANFYKQSTRNVKNEETGKWERRPYYSIDDQFPYGHGEKSVFLIERFLRLRTSEAMAIRWHMGGFDDAARGGCKAISQAYEKYPLAVKLHLADFESTYLHEKGTSVVPNNHPHNPQKQVL
- a CDS encoding sugar O-acetyltransferase gives rise to the protein MTEDERKEKGLLWCDTGEYLEEQTRAKQLAYEFNHLDPAKKERRVELLHEIFGSVGEQVWVEPTLSLARGKTVTIGDDTYINSNLTLIDDWKITIGSHVLIATGVTITTTGHPVHYKARPHGEMFSKPVVIEDHAWIGCNVVILPGVTIGMGAVVGAGSIVTHDIPPMTVAVGNPCRVIRKITDTEKDW
- a CDS encoding sugar O-acetyltransferase, which gives rise to MDNITRRDRGMAYIADQAVYQEMQIARRLTGKFNHADPADFDLLDSLAHQIIKNCGKNMILSQPFYCDYGTHISVGDNFFSNYNCVILDVAQVTIGDNVFFAPNVAVYTAGHPVHPQARNSMYEYGIPVTIGSNVWVGGNVVITPGVTIGNNTVIGAGSVVTHRIPSGVIAVGNPCRVLRKITEEDKKYYYKKQEFDAEAWAAINSSKA
- a CDS encoding 6-phosphofructokinase, whose amino-acid sequence is MLKVGILTSGGDCQGLNAAIRGLGKALLCEFGKDVTIYGIEDGYRGLIEGNYHKMTPHDFSGIINLGGTILGTSRQPFKLMRVTTDDNVDKVKNMKDNYKKMGLDCLVILGGNGTHKTANLLSQEGLHVVTLPKTIDNDIWGTDITFGFQSAVDVAANVLDCIHTTATSHGRIFIIEIMGHKVGWLTLHAGIAGSADAILLPEIPYKVSNIVKMIDKRSKAGKRFSILAVAEGAISQDEAKMSKKELKAKRAAEPFPSVSYRLAKDLEDATGHEIRVTVPGHIQRGGSPCPYDRVLSTRFGVAAAQLIKKEQYGYMVAMRNNVIVPVPLSEVAGKLKTVPPDCDVIQTARDIGICFGD